A genomic stretch from Thermomonospora umbrina includes:
- a CDS encoding helix-turn-helix domain-containing protein yields MATSRAPTVRMRRLGAELRRLREERGLTGDGVAETLGWSPSKVSRVENARIGTRVSDVHRLLELYKVDVSHVGEVLALAEEAGRRGWWAQYSDIPADYAAFVALEDEADSALQCESQVMPGLLQTEDYARHVIQGWNAIATITPQAIARRVEVRMRRQELLTRPGPLNLSVVLDESVLLRRVGDRATMRGQLSRLLDTALLPNVDVRILPFDALHQPIVGESFILLEFSPAYDVTFPDVVHTESLTATQSQHESVTHSYRLAWESLSRQTLDDEESLERIAQIARERWHG; encoded by the coding sequence ATGGCGACATCGCGGGCCCCCACCGTCCGCATGCGGCGGTTGGGCGCCGAGCTGCGGCGACTCCGGGAGGAACGGGGTCTGACCGGTGACGGGGTCGCCGAGACGCTGGGCTGGTCGCCGTCCAAGGTCAGCCGGGTCGAGAACGCCCGCATCGGCACCCGGGTGTCCGACGTGCACCGGCTGCTGGAGCTCTACAAGGTCGACGTCTCCCACGTCGGCGAGGTGCTGGCGCTGGCCGAGGAGGCCGGCCGCCGCGGCTGGTGGGCCCAGTACAGCGACATCCCCGCCGACTACGCCGCCTTCGTCGCGCTGGAGGACGAGGCCGACTCGGCGCTGCAGTGCGAGAGCCAGGTCATGCCGGGCCTGCTGCAGACCGAGGACTACGCCCGGCACGTGATCCAGGGCTGGAACGCCATCGCCACCATCACCCCGCAGGCCATCGCCCGCCGGGTCGAGGTGCGGATGCGCCGTCAAGAACTGCTGACCCGACCCGGCCCGCTGAACCTCTCCGTGGTCTTGGACGAATCGGTCCTGCTCCGCCGCGTCGGCGACCGCGCCACGATGCGCGGACAACTGTCCCGACTTCTGGACACCGCCCTTCTTCCGAATGTGGATGTCCGTATCCTGCCCTTTGACGCATTGCACCAGCCCATCGTGGGCGAGTCGTTCATCCTTCTGGAATTCTCCCCGGCCTACGATGTGACTTTCCCGGACGTGGTACACACGGAAAGCCTCACCGCCACGCAGTCACAGCACGAATCCGTGACGCACAGCTATCGGCTGGCGTGGGAGAGCCTGTCCCGGCAGACCCTCGACGACGAGGAGTCGCTGGAGCGCATCGCTCAGATCGCCCGGGAACGGTGGCACGGCTGA
- the tsaB gene encoding tRNA (adenosine(37)-N6)-threonylcarbamoyltransferase complex dimerization subunit type 1 TsaB, which yields MLVLAFDTATSAVTVALYEWIPGEGARRRALADGVDVRRHAEVLTPAIAGVLAEAGAVPADLSAVAVGVGPGPYTGLRVGLVTARALGEALRIPVHGVCSLDAIAWASGRDAPFVVATDARRKEVYWARYDSARVRATAPAVSPPGEVAAELGVKPGELPVIGEGAALYAGELGVTGDPGPLLPSAAALAELAVTRLAGADGPPLLSPEPLYLRRPDAQAPGPRKKVSQG from the coding sequence GTGTTGGTCCTGGCTTTCGACACCGCCACCTCGGCGGTCACCGTCGCGCTGTACGAATGGATCCCCGGCGAGGGGGCACGGCGGCGTGCGCTCGCCGACGGCGTGGACGTTCGCCGCCACGCGGAGGTGCTGACCCCCGCGATCGCGGGGGTGCTCGCCGAGGCGGGCGCGGTCCCCGCCGATCTGAGCGCCGTGGCCGTGGGCGTGGGCCCCGGCCCGTACACCGGGCTGCGGGTGGGCCTGGTGACGGCGCGGGCCCTCGGCGAGGCGTTGCGCATCCCCGTCCACGGCGTCTGCTCGCTGGACGCGATCGCCTGGGCGTCCGGCCGCGACGCGCCGTTCGTCGTGGCGACCGACGCGCGCCGCAAGGAGGTCTACTGGGCCCGGTACGACTCGGCGCGGGTCCGGGCCACCGCCCCCGCGGTGAGCCCGCCCGGAGAGGTCGCGGCCGAGCTGGGCGTGAAGCCCGGGGAGCTGCCGGTGATCGGCGAGGGCGCGGCCCTGTACGCCGGGGAGCTGGGCGTCACCGGCGACCCCGGCCCGCTGCTGCCGTCCGCCGCCGCGTTGGCCGAGCTGGCCGTGACCCGGCTGGCGGGCGCCGACGGGCCGCCGCTGCTGTCTCCCGAGCCCCTGTACCTGCGCAGGCCCGACGCCCAGGCGCCCGGCCCCCGCAAGAAGGTGAGTCAGGGGTGA
- a CDS encoding alpha/beta fold hydrolase — MDGRNRRRLGIAGAIAGAGAAGVGIAVGVRRFVVGRERFRPDPEADEPFGGLRGRSLTVLADDGLPLHVEIDEPPGEGAPLTVVFCHGYCLNLDGWHYQRRDVPKSAGPVRMVFWDQRSHGRSGRSRPAHATIDRTGEDLYAVLRATTAPGDPVVLVGHSMGGMSIMALADRRPEEFGDRVVAAALINTSGGHLAEMTLGLPMAVARLVQPLAPGVIRGLGSRPRLVDRGRSLGADVAFMVTRRMAFADRYVSPSVVDFLEQMIRSTPIDVIAEFYPSLMSHDKEAAMAALGRVPVLVMAAGRDNLTPAAHGRRLAEALPDAELVEVEEAGHVLPLEHPGVVTGGLRRLIERVRPLAEERSA; from the coding sequence ATGGACGGTAGGAACAGGCGTCGCCTCGGCATCGCCGGAGCGATCGCCGGGGCCGGCGCGGCGGGCGTGGGCATCGCGGTCGGCGTCCGCAGGTTCGTCGTGGGCCGCGAGCGCTTCCGCCCCGATCCCGAGGCGGACGAGCCGTTCGGCGGGCTGCGCGGCCGTTCCCTCACGGTCCTCGCCGACGATGGTCTGCCCCTGCACGTCGAGATCGACGAGCCGCCCGGCGAGGGCGCGCCGCTGACGGTGGTGTTCTGCCACGGCTACTGCCTCAACCTGGACGGGTGGCACTACCAGCGGCGCGACGTCCCCAAGTCGGCCGGGCCGGTGCGGATGGTGTTCTGGGACCAGCGCAGCCACGGCCGGTCCGGGCGCAGCCGGCCCGCCCACGCCACCATCGACCGGACCGGCGAGGACCTGTACGCGGTGCTGCGGGCGACGACCGCGCCCGGCGACCCGGTGGTGCTGGTCGGGCATTCGATGGGCGGCATGTCGATCATGGCGCTGGCCGACCGGCGGCCCGAGGAGTTCGGCGACCGGGTGGTCGCGGCGGCGCTGATCAACACCTCCGGCGGGCACCTGGCCGAGATGACGCTGGGCCTGCCGATGGCGGTGGCCCGGCTGGTGCAGCCGCTGGCCCCCGGGGTGATCCGGGGCCTGGGCAGCCGTCCCCGCCTGGTCGACCGGGGCCGGTCGCTGGGGGCGGACGTGGCGTTCATGGTGACCCGTCGGATGGCGTTCGCGGACCGGTACGTGAGCCCCTCGGTCGTGGACTTCCTGGAGCAGATGATCAGGTCCACGCCGATCGACGTGATCGCCGAGTTCTACCCGTCGTTGATGTCCCACGACAAGGAGGCCGCGATGGCCGCGCTCGGCCGGGTGCCGGTGCTGGTGATGGCCGCGGGCCGCGACAACCTGACCCCGGCCGCCCACGGCCGCCGGCTGGCCGAGGCGCTCCCGGACGCGGAGCTGGTCGAGGTCGAGGAGGCCGGCCACGTGCTGCCGCTGGAGCATCCGGGTGTGGTCACCGGAGGTCTCCGCCGTCTGATCGAACGAGTCCGTCCCCTCGCCGAGGAGCGTTCAGCATGA
- a CDS encoding NAD(P)H-hydrate dehydratase translates to MRYAHEVGKVRAAEQALMARLPEGTLMRRAAAGLASACARLLPHVYGARVVLLVGGGDNGGDALYAGARLARRGAAVEAVLASAKAHPGGLAELRAAGGRVVNDAERALDTADLVIDGLTGIGGAGGLREPYAALARRTAHVEGVVVACDVPSGVDAGSGRVDGAAVRADFTVTFGTYKPGLLIDPGAAHCGVIELVDIGLGRDLPDPDVVSPWPEDLGVPRPEPESDKYRRGVVGVLAGSERFTGAAVLSVGGAVHGGAGMVRFASAARPVELIRQRWPEAVTTVIDPRPSALERIGRVQAWVVGPGLGTDRGAETLIEAVLRTKLPVLVDADGLTVLSRRRDLLYREAPTVLTPHAGELARLLGGGVTREEIEARRLEFVRRAATELAATVLLKGSTTLIAEEDRPVRVNPTGTPWLATAGTGDVLSGLAGALLAAGMSAIDAATAGAYLHGLAARIAAGDPIDPAPGLEAPISAYDVVTALPAAFRTLA, encoded by the coding sequence ATGAGGTACGCGCACGAGGTCGGCAAGGTCCGGGCCGCCGAACAGGCCCTGATGGCCCGGTTGCCCGAGGGCACGCTGATGCGGCGGGCGGCGGCCGGCCTGGCCTCCGCCTGCGCCCGCCTGTTGCCCCACGTCTACGGGGCGCGGGTGGTCCTGCTGGTCGGCGGAGGCGACAACGGCGGCGACGCCCTGTACGCGGGGGCCCGCCTCGCCCGACGCGGGGCCGCGGTCGAGGCCGTCCTCGCGTCCGCCAAGGCCCACCCGGGAGGACTCGCGGAGCTGCGGGCCGCCGGGGGCCGCGTGGTGAACGACGCCGAGCGCGCCCTCGACACGGCCGACCTGGTGATCGACGGGCTGACCGGCATCGGAGGGGCCGGCGGGCTGCGCGAGCCGTACGCCGCGCTGGCCCGCCGCACCGCGCACGTCGAGGGTGTCGTGGTGGCCTGCGACGTCCCCAGCGGCGTGGACGCGGGCTCCGGACGGGTCGACGGGGCCGCCGTGCGCGCCGACTTCACGGTCACGTTCGGCACCTACAAGCCGGGCCTGCTGATCGACCCCGGCGCCGCCCATTGCGGGGTGATCGAGCTGGTCGACATCGGGTTGGGCCGCGACCTGCCCGATCCCGACGTCGTGTCGCCCTGGCCGGAGGATCTGGGAGTTCCCCGGCCGGAGCCGGAGTCCGACAAGTACCGGCGCGGGGTCGTGGGCGTCCTGGCGGGCAGCGAACGCTTCACCGGGGCCGCCGTGCTCTCGGTCGGCGGCGCGGTGCACGGCGGGGCGGGCATGGTCCGGTTCGCCTCCGCGGCCCGACCGGTGGAGCTGATCCGCCAACGGTGGCCCGAGGCGGTCACCACGGTCATCGACCCACGTCCCAGCGCCCTCGAACGGATCGGTCGGGTCCAGGCGTGGGTGGTCGGCCCCGGCCTCGGCACCGATCGCGGGGCCGAGACGCTGATCGAGGCGGTCCTGCGCACCAAGCTGCCGGTGCTGGTGGACGCCGACGGTCTCACCGTCCTGTCCCGCCGCCGCGACCTGCTGTACCGCGAGGCCCCCACCGTCCTCACCCCGCACGCCGGGGAGCTGGCCCGGCTGCTGGGTGGGGGCGTCACGCGCGAGGAGATCGAGGCCCGGCGGCTGGAGTTCGTACGGCGGGCGGCGACCGAATTGGCGGCGACGGTGCTGCTCAAGGGCTCCACCACGCTGATCGCCGAGGAGGACCGCCCGGTCCGGGTCAACCCCACCGGCACCCCCTGGCTGGCCACCGCGGGCACCGGCGATGTGCTGTCCGGCCTGGCGGGGGCGCTGCTGGCGGCCGGCATGTCCGCGATCGACGCGGCCACGGCGGGCGCGTACCTGCACGGTCTCGCCGCCCGGATCGCCGCCGGCGACCCCATCGACCCCGCACCGGGCCTCGAGGCGCCGATCAGCGCGTACGACGTCGTTACCGCGCTCCCCGCCGCGTTCCGTACCCTGGCCTGA
- a CDS encoding ABC transporter permease, with translation MSLRGIGLVAGQEMRTRLRAGRWRWLLGVWFVVASALAALFRWALEAEDSVNPAVSMFGGVMLFVLLLTLLVAPALTAQSINGDRERGTLATLQLTRLSAADIVLGKLLAAWGVGLVVLGVTLPIAAWPVLEGAIGVGRAVVVTLVVALLIGVVCVVSMALSALVTRSITSALLSYLTVFALMAGTPLLYFLALPLTTVTVYEESVGEVIHYEEDRSERIWWLLAPNPFVVLADAAPRLPKKMRVVDGYEREPFDPLGDIGHAVREAREGTYGDAYIGERPMKEPGPVWTYGLAFDLVLAGGAVWITTRRLRTPAHKISRGVRIA, from the coding sequence ATGAGCCTTCGCGGGATCGGGTTGGTGGCCGGGCAGGAGATGCGGACCAGGCTCCGCGCCGGGCGTTGGCGTTGGCTGCTGGGCGTGTGGTTCGTGGTCGCGTCGGCGCTCGCGGCGCTGTTCCGGTGGGCGTTGGAGGCGGAGGACAGCGTCAATCCGGCGGTGTCGATGTTCGGCGGCGTGATGCTGTTCGTGCTGCTGTTGACCCTGCTCGTCGCGCCGGCGTTGACCGCTCAGTCGATCAACGGGGATCGGGAGCGGGGCACGTTGGCGACCCTGCAGCTCACCCGGCTGAGCGCGGCCGACATCGTTCTCGGCAAGCTGCTGGCGGCCTGGGGTGTGGGTCTGGTCGTGCTGGGGGTGACGCTGCCGATCGCGGCCTGGCCCGTGCTGGAGGGCGCCATCGGGGTGGGGCGGGCCGTGGTCGTCACGCTCGTGGTGGCGCTGCTGATCGGTGTGGTGTGCGTGGTGTCGATGGCGTTGTCGGCGCTGGTCACGCGCAGCATCACCTCGGCGCTGCTGTCGTACCTGACGGTCTTCGCGCTGATGGCGGGGACGCCGTTGCTGTACTTCCTGGCGCTGCCTCTCACGACGGTCACCGTCTATGAGGAGTCCGTCGGAGAGGTGATCCACTACGAGGAGGATCGGTCGGAGCGGATCTGGTGGCTGCTCGCACCCAATCCGTTCGTGGTGTTGGCCGACGCCGCCCCGCGGCTGCCCAAGAAGATGCGGGTCGTGGACGGCTACGAGCGCGAGCCGTTCGACCCGCTCGGCGACATCGGCCACGCCGTGCGCGAGGCCCGCGAGGGCACCTACGGAGACGCGTACATCGGCGAGAGGCCGATGAAGGAGCCGGGGCCGGTGTGGACGTACGGGCTGGCGTTCGACCTGGTGCTGGCCGGCGGGGCCGTGTGGATCACGACACGGCGGCTGCGTACACCGGCGCACAAGATTTCGCGAGGTGTTCGCATCGCATGA
- a CDS encoding DUF397 domain-containing protein, translated as MNSDRPPVWRRSTHCGPSGSCVEVARLSDAHLGVRDAKQGDTGPTLGVPAFAWRALVARVVAGDLSRHPR; from the coding sequence ATGAACTCCGATCGACCCCCCGTCTGGCGGAGGAGCACGCACTGCGGCCCCAGCGGCTCCTGCGTGGAGGTCGCCAGGCTGTCGGACGCGCACCTGGGCGTGCGGGACGCCAAACAGGGCGATACCGGGCCGACGCTCGGGGTGCCGGCATTCGCCTGGCGGGCGCTGGTGGCCAGGGTCGTCGCGGGAGACCTCTCCCGGCACCCCCGCTAG
- the rimI gene encoding ribosomal protein S18-alanine N-acetyltransferase produces MTGADVPAVLSLENATFPEDAWSEDMLLGELAEQPRTRHYVVAEEPSGAIVGYAGLSAAGGQGDVQTIAVRADRQGRGLGAALLTALLEEAGRRDCAEVFLEVRADNDRARVLYERFGFERIGLRRRYYQPSGMDAIVMRRTAAVLRGNAR; encoded by the coding sequence ATGACGGGCGCCGACGTGCCCGCCGTGCTCTCCCTGGAGAACGCGACGTTCCCCGAGGACGCCTGGAGCGAGGACATGCTGCTCGGTGAGTTGGCCGAACAGCCGCGCACCAGGCACTACGTCGTGGCCGAGGAGCCGTCCGGCGCGATCGTCGGCTACGCGGGCCTGTCGGCCGCCGGCGGGCAGGGCGACGTCCAGACCATCGCCGTACGCGCCGACCGGCAGGGCCGGGGGCTGGGCGCCGCGCTGCTGACCGCCCTGCTGGAGGAGGCCGGGCGGCGCGACTGCGCCGAGGTCTTCCTCGAGGTCCGCGCCGACAACGACCGCGCCCGCGTCCTGTACGAACGCTTCGGCTTCGAACGGATCGGCCTGCGCAGGCGCTACTACCAGCCGTCCGGGATGGACGCGATCGTGATGCGCCGCACCGCCGCCGTCCTGAGGGGGAACGCCCGATGA
- a CDS encoding alkaline phosphatase PhoX, protein MERRRFLSRSAAVAAGTALAAGPFQGVAARAEHGGGRGRGYGPLKPVPDARDGAVRLHLPEGFRYRSFNPAGSPLSDGTATPGRHDGMAAFRGPRGSVVLVRNHEVNGPVGAFGDPATAYDRAAGGGTCTVRVTPHGEVLGAHVSLNGTQMNCSGGAMPWGSWITCEETVNGPDVGDDFTGADNTLLEQKHGYVFEVPVHGRGRARPIRSAGRFAHEAAAFDARSGAVYLTEDNFGFPSGLYRYLPPRHPMDAGRLLDGGRLQMLAVKGRPGADLSVGQPKGAVYATTWVDIDDPDPTFTGRPANDVAIQAVGAQGRERGAAVFSRLEGAVVHRGVVYFVSTQGGAPVTQPPPSGFGDGRGQVWAYDTRGGRLRLVVESPGDVRLDLPDNITHGPRGTLVLCEDGDGDNLMRGLTLRGELFDFARLEPVAGDSGAEFAGSTFAPGGDTLFVNVQSRAGLSFAIRGPWRRGPF, encoded by the coding sequence ATGGAACGACGCCGTTTTCTCTCCCGCAGCGCCGCGGTCGCCGCCGGCACGGCCCTGGCCGCCGGCCCGTTCCAGGGGGTGGCCGCACGGGCGGAGCACGGCGGTGGCAGAGGTCGGGGCTATGGCCCGCTCAAGCCGGTGCCCGACGCTCGTGACGGCGCGGTGCGGCTGCATCTGCCCGAGGGGTTCCGGTACCGCTCGTTCAACCCGGCGGGGTCGCCGTTGAGCGACGGGACCGCGACGCCGGGGCGGCACGACGGGATGGCGGCGTTCCGGGGGCCGCGCGGCTCGGTGGTCCTCGTCCGCAACCACGAGGTCAACGGGCCGGTCGGCGCGTTCGGCGACCCGGCGACCGCGTACGACCGGGCGGCGGGCGGCGGCACCTGCACGGTGCGCGTCACCCCGCACGGCGAGGTGCTGGGAGCGCACGTCAGCCTGAACGGCACCCAGATGAACTGTTCCGGCGGGGCCATGCCGTGGGGCAGTTGGATCACCTGCGAGGAGACCGTCAACGGCCCCGACGTGGGCGACGACTTCACCGGCGCCGACAACACCCTGCTCGAACAGAAGCACGGCTACGTCTTCGAGGTCCCCGTGCACGGACGCGGTCGGGCGCGTCCGATCCGGTCGGCGGGCCGGTTCGCGCACGAGGCGGCGGCGTTCGACGCCCGGAGCGGCGCGGTCTACCTGACCGAGGACAACTTCGGCTTCCCCTCGGGCCTCTACCGCTACCTCCCGCCCCGGCATCCGATGGACGCGGGTCGTCTCCTCGACGGCGGGCGGCTCCAGATGCTGGCGGTGAAGGGACGGCCCGGCGCCGACCTGTCGGTGGGGCAGCCCAAGGGGGCGGTGTACGCGACCACGTGGGTCGACATCGACGACCCCGACCCCACGTTCACCGGCAGGCCCGCCAACGACGTGGCCATCCAGGCGGTCGGCGCCCAGGGGCGGGAGCGCGGGGCCGCGGTGTTCTCCCGCCTGGAGGGCGCGGTCGTCCACCGCGGCGTGGTCTACTTCGTCTCCACGCAGGGCGGCGCGCCGGTGACCCAGCCGCCGCCGTCCGGGTTCGGCGACGGGCGCGGCCAGGTCTGGGCGTACGACACCCGCGGCGGTCGGCTGCGGCTCGTGGTGGAGTCGCCCGGCGACGTCCGCCTCGACCTGCCCGACAACATCACCCACGGTCCGCGCGGCACGCTGGTGCTGTGCGAGGACGGCGACGGCGACAACCTGATGCGCGGCCTCACCCTGCGCGGCGAGCTGTTCGACTTCGCCCGGCTGGAGCCGGTGGCGGGCGACTCCGGTGCGGAGTTCGCCGGGTCGACGTTCGCGCCCGGCGGCGACACCCTGTTCGTGAACGTCCAGTCCAGGGCCGGTCTGAGCTTCGCGATCCGGGGGCCGTGGCGCCGGGGGCCGTTCTAG
- a CDS encoding holo-ACP synthase: MIVGVGIDVVDIARFGAALERTPGLLTRLFTEAERPLAVRSLAARFAAKEALAKALGAPPGLLWTDAEIRRAADGRPSLHVRGTIAAVAEDRGVSRWHVSLSHDGGIATAFLIAEAANT; encoded by the coding sequence ATGATCGTGGGCGTGGGCATCGACGTCGTGGACATCGCCAGGTTCGGGGCGGCGCTGGAACGCACGCCCGGCCTGCTGACCCGGCTGTTCACCGAGGCCGAACGGCCGCTGGCGGTACGGTCGCTGGCCGCCCGGTTCGCCGCCAAGGAGGCCCTCGCCAAGGCCCTCGGCGCACCCCCCGGACTGCTGTGGACCGACGCGGAGATCCGGCGGGCCGCCGACGGCAGGCCCAGCCTCCACGTCCGCGGCACGATCGCCGCCGTCGCCGAGGACCGCGGGGTCAGCCGCTGGCATGTCTCGCTGAGCCACGACGGGGGTATCGCCACCGCGTTCCTGATCGCGGAGGCGGCGAACACATGA
- the alr gene encoding alanine racemase — translation MSEPVEARVDLDAIRANVALLRGRAAGAEVMAMVKAEGYGHGLVEAARAALDGGATWIGVARVSEALRLRAAGVTVPILSAVTTPGEPYEDAVAAGVDITVGSPLLVERLVTAAEATGRAARVHLKADTGLSRGGATPADWPATVEAALAAQAAGHVEVVGLMSHFACADEPSHPSVGRQLAVFRDAVDHAEKAGARPQVRHLSNSAGLLTLPEARYDLVRPGIAVYGLSPIPAEGTFGLRPAMTLVAELAGVKRVPAGSGVSYGHTYVTPRETTLGLVAAGYGDGVPRHGSGLLDVLVDGRRYRIAGRVCMDQFVVDLGEHDPRPGGEVLLFGPGDRGEPTAQDWADTIGTISYEIVTRIGARVPRVYTGASADVDE, via the coding sequence ATGAGCGAGCCGGTAGAGGCCAGGGTGGACCTCGACGCCATCCGCGCCAACGTCGCGCTGCTGCGCGGGCGGGCGGCGGGCGCCGAGGTGATGGCGATGGTGAAGGCCGAGGGCTACGGGCACGGCCTGGTCGAGGCCGCCCGCGCCGCGCTCGACGGCGGCGCCACCTGGATCGGCGTGGCCCGGGTGTCGGAGGCGCTGCGGCTGCGCGCCGCCGGGGTCACCGTGCCGATCCTGTCGGCCGTCACCACGCCCGGCGAGCCGTACGAGGACGCGGTGGCCGCCGGGGTGGATATCACGGTCGGGTCGCCCCTGCTGGTCGAACGCCTGGTGACGGCGGCCGAGGCGACGGGACGGGCGGCGCGCGTCCACCTGAAGGCCGACACCGGGCTGTCGCGCGGCGGGGCCACCCCCGCCGACTGGCCCGCCACCGTGGAGGCCGCGCTGGCCGCGCAGGCGGCCGGTCACGTCGAGGTGGTGGGTCTGATGTCCCACTTCGCGTGCGCCGACGAGCCCAGCCACCCCTCGGTCGGACGACAGTTGGCGGTCTTCCGCGACGCGGTCGACCATGCGGAGAAGGCGGGGGCGCGCCCTCAGGTGCGCCATCTGTCCAACTCTGCGGGCCTGCTGACGCTCCCGGAGGCGCGGTACGACCTCGTACGGCCCGGCATCGCCGTCTACGGGCTGTCGCCGATCCCGGCGGAGGGCACGTTCGGGCTGCGTCCGGCGATGACGCTGGTCGCAGAGCTGGCCGGGGTCAAGCGCGTCCCGGCGGGCAGCGGCGTGTCGTACGGACACACCTATGTCACCCCTCGGGAGACGACACTGGGGCTGGTCGCGGCCGGTTACGGGGACGGCGTCCCCCGGCACGGATCCGGTCTGCTGGACGTTCTCGTAGACGGACGGCGGTACCGGATCGCCGGTCGGGTGTGCATGGACCAGTTCGTGGTCGACCTGGGGGAGCACGACCCGCGGCCGGGGGGCGAGGTGCTGCTGTTCGGCCCCGGCGACCGGGGCGAGCCCACCGCGCAGGACTGGGCGGACACGATCGGCACCATCTCGTACGAGATCGTCACCCGCATCGGGGCCCGCGTCCCCCGGGTGTACACGGGCGCCAGCGCGGACGTCGACGAATGA
- the tsaE gene encoding tRNA (adenosine(37)-N6)-threonylcarbamoyltransferase complex ATPase subunit type 1 TsaE, with protein MSTTITLPVPTAADMGELGRRLAAVLRAGDLVVLSGGLGAGKTTLTQGLGAGLRVRGPITSPTFVIARVHPALGDGPALVHVDAYRLGGFAELDDLDLDTSLAESVTVVEWGEGLAEELSEDRLEVVIFRGDADTEERTVKVTGIGARWAGLAEVLDRSSKS; from the coding sequence ATGAGCACGACCATCACCCTCCCCGTCCCCACCGCCGCGGACATGGGGGAGCTGGGGCGGCGACTGGCGGCGGTGCTGCGGGCCGGCGACCTGGTGGTGCTGTCGGGCGGGTTGGGCGCGGGCAAGACCACCCTGACCCAGGGCCTCGGCGCGGGGCTGCGGGTGCGGGGGCCGATCACCTCGCCCACGTTCGTGATCGCCCGGGTGCATCCCGCGCTGGGCGACGGGCCCGCACTGGTCCATGTGGACGCCTACCGGCTGGGCGGTTTCGCGGAGCTCGACGACCTGGATCTGGACACCTCGCTCGCCGAGTCGGTGACGGTCGTGGAATGGGGCGAGGGCCTCGCGGAGGAACTTTCCGAAGACCGTCTCGAAGTGGTGATTTTTCGCGGAGATGCGGACACTGAAGAACGCACCGTAAAGGTCACCGGTATCGGGGCGCGATGGGCCGGTCTGGCCGAGGTGCTGGACCGATCCAGCAAGTCCTGA
- a CDS encoding DUF397 domain-containing protein: MDRARSFHFPAAAWRKACHANNTCVEVARITDDRVGARDGKQGEASPVIRFTPDEWRSFTHRIRTGDV, from the coding sequence GTGGATAGAGCACGGTCTTTTCACTTTCCGGCGGCGGCCTGGCGCAAGGCGTGCCACGCCAACAACACCTGCGTCGAGGTGGCCCGGATCACCGATGACCGGGTCGGCGCCCGCGACGGCAAGCAGGGCGAGGCGAGCCCGGTGATCCGTTTCACCCCCGACGAGTGGCGGTCCTTCACCCACCGGATCAGGACTGGAGACGTGTGA
- a CDS encoding ABC transporter ATP-binding protein encodes MIVTGAGIEAAAVTRRFGSVDALRGVDLTVPYGQVTALVGPNGAGKTTLMLVLATLLAPDGGRVRVAGHDVAADPGRVRGALGWMPDAFGMYDHLTAREYLAFFADAYLLDRATGQKRVTELLTLFRLEEHAGQPVHVLSRGQKQRLGLARALVHSPTVLLLDEPASGMDPRSRAELRDILRGLAADGVAVLVSSHILTELEEIADRVVLINHGRVVGEHTMAELAGLGPDVDARGTWRIRALRPDVLIEVLEGRDGLSARPMPAGAEVGPLSEDEAADLLAALVAAEARVVAFEPVGGGLEAAFLAMTREER; translated from the coding sequence GTGATCGTTACTGGAGCGGGCATCGAGGCGGCCGCTGTCACCCGGCGGTTCGGGTCCGTGGACGCGCTGCGCGGTGTCGACCTCACCGTCCCGTACGGCCAGGTGACCGCCCTGGTCGGCCCGAACGGGGCCGGTAAGACGACGTTGATGCTCGTCTTGGCGACGCTGCTGGCCCCGGACGGCGGGCGGGTACGGGTGGCCGGGCACGACGTCGCCGCAGACCCCGGGCGCGTCAGGGGCGCGCTGGGCTGGATGCCCGACGCCTTCGGCATGTACGACCACCTCACGGCGCGGGAGTACCTGGCCTTCTTCGCCGACGCGTACCTCCTCGACCGAGCCACCGGGCAGAAGCGCGTCACGGAGCTGCTGACGCTGTTCAGGCTGGAGGAGCACGCCGGGCAGCCGGTCCATGTACTGTCACGCGGTCAGAAGCAGCGGCTGGGGCTGGCCCGTGCCCTGGTCCACTCGCCCACGGTGCTGCTCCTGGACGAGCCCGCCTCCGGCATGGATCCGAGGTCGCGGGCCGAGTTGCGCGACATCCTGCGCGGGCTGGCCGCCGACGGGGTGGCGGTGTTGGTGTCGAGCCACATCCTGACCGAGCTGGAGGAGATCGCCGACCGGGTCGTTCTCATCAACCACGGACGGGTGGTCGGCGAGCACACGATGGCGGAGTTGGCCGGGCTCGGCCCCGATGTCGACGCCCGAGGGACCTGGCGGATCAGGGCCCTGCGTCCCGACGTGCTCATCGAGGTCCTGGAGGGGCGTGACGGGCTGTCGGCCCGGCCGATGCCCGCCGGCGCGGAGGTGGGTCCGCTGTCGGAGGACGAGGCCGCCGACCTGCTCGCCGCGCTGGTCGCGGCGGAAGCGCGGGTGGTGGCGTTCGAGCCGGTGGGCGGCGGCCTCGAGGCGGCGTTCCTGGCGATGACCCGAGAGGAACGGTGA